A section of the Hippocampus zosterae strain Florida unplaced genomic scaffold, ASM2543408v3 HiC_scaffold_22, whole genome shotgun sequence genome encodes:
- the LOC127594593 gene encoding cerebellar degeneration-related protein 2-like — protein MLSSGTMDEFVTEEEEPWYDQRDLEQDLHLAAELGKTLLERNKELEDSLQQMYITNEEQVHEIEYLSKQLEVLRDMNEQHAKVYEQLDGTARELEHTNQTLVIDSKASQQKIERLTGTIETLQNQVESLSGQVEQLRSVEKLRVKREKRERRKTIHSFPCLMELCTAPRYEDEFVVGRAESFTLEPKRQPFEEENKHLREAISALRAAIRTERGRREGVEKECNHLLADFSRLQTRVQDAERCQARVRELEVELQELQQLRRTRTFLLGNEDDGVTLTQTVLNSTPETDTFLEGDVVDTGGGVREKAEGGTGVDGDALPESNPVRKSCSDTALNVIIARDASGRRRGSYAFHANSVRKRGMSILREVDEQYHALLEKYEELLGKCRRHEESLCHAGVQTSRPVSRDPSMKDCAVGHVPAPPPTPTQSPSTPEAIEMIGKQVDAVDKRLGQNAPEYKALFKEIFSRIQKTKMDIKASKSPKSIKSSKSSK, from the exons ATGCTAAGCTCAGGAACAATGGACGAATTCGTTACCGAGGAGGAAGAGCCTTGGTACGACCAGCGGGACTTGGAGCAGg ACCTCCACCTGGCTGCAGAGCTGGGAAAAACATTGCTGGAGAGGAACAAAGAGCTGGAGGATTCGTTGCAGCAGATGTACATAACCAATGAAGAGCAAGTGCATGAAATTGAG TACCTGTCCAAACAACTGGAAGTCCTTCGAGACATGAATGAACAGCACGCCAAAGTGTACGAGCAACTGGATGGCACCGCAAGAGAACTTGAACACACCAACCAAACACTCGTGATTGACAGCAAGGCCTCACAGCAAAAGATAGAGAG GTTAACGGGGACAATTGAGACGTTGCAGAATCAGGTGGAGTCCCTTTCGGGCCAGGTGGAGCAGTTGCGGTCTGTGGAAAAGCTGAGAGTCAAAAGGGAAAAGAGGGAACGACGCAAGACCATCCACTCCTTCCCTTGTTTGATGGAACTTTGCACAGCACCCAG GTACGAGGATGAATTTGTGGTGGGCAGGGCTGAAAGCTTTACTTTGGAACCGAAGCGTCAGCCATTCGAAGAGGAGAACAAGCACCTGAGAGAGGCGATATCAGCTCTGCGAGCGGCCATCCGGACAGAGCGGGGCCGCCGAGAGGGTGTGGAGAAGGAGTGCAACCATCTCCTTGCAGACTTCTCCCGCCTGCAAACACGCGTGCAG GATGCCGAGCGTTGCCAGGCAAGGGTACGGGAGTTGGAAGTGGAGCTGCAGGAGCTACAACAGCTACGTCGCACTCGGACTTTCCTTCTTGGAAACGAAGACGACGGCGTAACTCTGACCCAAACGGTCCTCAATAGCACCCCGGAGACCGACACCTTCCTGGAGGGAGATGTTGTCGATACAGGAGGGGGTGTTAGGGAGAAGGCGGAGGGGGGCACCGGTGTGGACGGGGATGCTCTCCCAGAGTCAAACCCAGTCAGGAAAAGCTGTAGCGACACGGCACTCAACGTCATCATCGCCCGGGATGCGTCTGGCCGCAGGAGAGGAAGCTACGCATTTCACGCCAACAGCGTGAGGAAGAGAGGGATGTCCATCCTCAGGGAGGTCGATGAGCAGTACCACGCATTACTCGAAAAATACGAGGAGCTGCTGGGAAAATGCAGGCGCCACGAAGAAAGCCTTTGCCACGCGGGTGTCCAGACATCCCGACCTGTTTCCCGAGACCCTTCCATGAAAGACTGTGCTGTGGGCCACGTCCCTGCACCTCCGCCGACCCCGACTCAGTCCCCCTCCACACCAGAAGCCATCGAGATGATCGGCAAGCAAGTGGACGCAGTTGATAAGCGTCTGGGACAGAACGCTCCAGAGTACAAAGCGCTCTTCAAGGAGATATTCTCTCGGATCCAGAAGACCAAGATGGATATTAAAGCTTCCAAATCTCCAAAATCCATCAAATCTAGCAAATCCAGTAAATAG
- the LOC127594602 gene encoding peptidyl-tRNA hydrolase ICT1, mitochondrial-like isoform X2, with protein sequence MQTEGPITTRVFKYSFHRSSGPGGQHVNKVNTKTEIRFHVLTADWIPEDVRQKIMEKNKNRTNKAGELIVTSELSRSQHRNFNDCIQKISAVIAEASEKPHEATPEDIALWKSRLDNRNKERIRQKKIHSATKQSRRLEFD encoded by the exons ATGCAAACCGAGGGACCGATAACAACCAG GGTGTTCAAGTACTCGTTCCA TCGAAGCAGTGGTCCTGGTGGTCAGCATGTCAATAAAG TCAATACGAAAACAGAGATCAGATTCCATGTGTTAACTGCAGACTGGATCCCAGAAGACGTGCGACAGAAAATCATGGAAAAG AACAAAAATCGAACCAACAAGGCTGGCGAGTTGATCGTGACCTCTGAGCTGAGCAGGAGCCAACACAGGAACTTCAATGACTGCATACAGAAGATCTCAGCTGTCATTGCAGAAGCTAGCGAGAAGCCACATGAGGCAACGCCAGAAGATATTGCTCTATGGAAATCTAG GTTAGACAACAGAAACAAGGAGAGAATCAGACAGAAGAAGATCCATTCTGCTACCAAACAGAGCAGGCGACTGGAGTTCGATTAA
- the LOC127594602 gene encoding peptidyl-tRNA hydrolase ICT1, mitochondrial-like isoform X1: MAAHIARCCIFLCGNVRTRFTTIPQQVKPRRVQTNQLNNILQPNAGYANRGTDNNQGVQVLVPVDRLTVSYSRSSGPGGQHVNKVNTKTEIRFHVLTADWIPEDVRQKIMEKNKNRTNKAGELIVTSELSRSQHRNFNDCIQKISAVIAEASEKPHEATPEDIALWKSRLDNRNKERIRQKKIHSATKQSRRLEFD, from the exons ATGGCGGCACACATAGCTCGATGCTGTATTTTTCTTTGCGGTAATGTCCGAACTCGTTTCACCACGATTCCGCAGCAAGTAAAACCAAGGCGTGTTCAGACTAATCAACTTAACAACATTCTCCAGCCGAACGCTGGTTATGCAAACCGAGGGACCGATAACAACCAG GGTGTTCAAGTACTCGTTCCAGTAG ACCGTCTGACCGTGTCTTACAGTCGAAGCAGTGGTCCTGGTGGTCAGCATGTCAATAAAG TCAATACGAAAACAGAGATCAGATTCCATGTGTTAACTGCAGACTGGATCCCAGAAGACGTGCGACAGAAAATCATGGAAAAG AACAAAAATCGAACCAACAAGGCTGGCGAGTTGATCGTGACCTCTGAGCTGAGCAGGAGCCAACACAGGAACTTCAATGACTGCATACAGAAGATCTCAGCTGTCATTGCAGAAGCTAGCGAGAAGCCACATGAGGCAACGCCAGAAGATATTGCTCTATGGAAATCTAG GTTAGACAACAGAAACAAGGAGAGAATCAGACAGAAGAAGATCCATTCTGCTACCAAACAGAGCAGGCGACTGGAGTTCGATTAA
- the LOC127594589 gene encoding diacylglycerol lipase-beta-like isoform X1, translated as MTRSARSRDFTAVHYSEATFIRFDSKMPGMVVFGRRWGIASDDLVFPGAFELFIRVLWWIGTVLLYSYHKGQFDCNGKGVLHIYLIGLLVVLALVILSLCAIVYVSAQGTITNPGSRRCMPTLVYLRALLYLPELMWACLGAVWVSDDGKGCDPATVGVVVAAVVASWIILLFTALGVIFVFDPMGDSRPSAAPMEPLGVRHLESSGGTQFLSTARSLAVKVWESRLRLLCCCLPQDESNRAAFSSISQLVSGFFSDTDLVPSDIAAGLALIHQEQDKMERSRDPDVTIDHSPSSPIEEDLESELEKAVHFMHFAAAAYGWPLYVYSNLLTGPCKLSGDCCRSRADEFDIVGADHLGCNFSSILQITGLQDRDFIHVSFHNQIYEIPFFVVLDHKRESILVAVRGTLSLKDALTDLSAECENMPIDGVTGACYAHKGISQAASYIYRKLVNDGILNQAFSIVPHEYKLVITGHSLGAGAAAVLAILLRHSFPTLQCYAFSPPGGLLSKALADYSKDFVVSVVLGKDLVPRLSLPNMEDLKRKILKIVSNCNKPKYRILLQGCWYELFGGEPDDSPSEMVSRREEELNLPLLGEESLLIHQSSSYQSLASDDSPLHTVPHMPFFLPGRVLHILEDGPTRRSCFSQVRYRAEWSNEMAFRSILISPSMLVDHMPDAVLRALKSLTSDKPYSLCPSSSNHSQHNVV; from the exons ATGACCCGAAGCGCCCGTTCAAGAGATTTTACAGCAGTCCATTACTCCGAGGCAACATTTATTCGTTTTGATTCCAAAATGCCTGGAATGGTGGTTTTTGGTCGTCGGTGGGGAATCGCCAGTGATGATCTTGTTTTCCCTGGAGCTTTCGAATTATTCATCCGCGTACTTTG GTGGATTGGCACCGTCCTCCTGTACTCTTATCACAAGGGTCAATTTGATTGTAACGGGAAAGGTGTTCTTCACATCTACCTTATTGGACTCTTAGTGGTGCTGGCACTCGTCATTCTGTCACTATGTGCCATTGTATATGTCAGTGCTCAAG GTACCATAACAAATCCTGGATCACGACGCTGCATGCCTACGCTGGTGTACTTGCGAGCTCTTCTTTACCTCCCCGAGCTGATGTGGGCCTGTCTGGGGGCTGTGTGGGTGTCTGATGATGGTAAAGGTTGTGACCCAGCAACCGTGGGGGTTGTCGTCGCAGCAGTGGTTGCCAG TTGGATCATCCTGCTTTTCACGGCTCTGGGTGTAATATTTGTCTTTGACCCAATGGGCGACTCTCGGCCTTCAGCTGCTCCCATGGAGCCCCTGGGAGTGCGACACTTGGAGAGCAGCGGGGGAACTCAGTTCCTTTCCACGGCGCGCTCGCTCGCTGTCAAGGTGTGGGAGAGCAGGCTCCGACTTTTGTGCTGTTGTTTGCCGCAGGACGAAAGCAACCGTGCGGCATTCTCCAGCATCTCACAGCTCGTCAGTGGCTTCTTCTCT gaCACAGATTTGGTTCCCAGTGATATTGCTGCCGGTTTGGCTTTGATACATCAGGAACAGGACAAGATGGAAAGAAGCAGAGATCCAGATGTCACCATTGATCACAGTCCATCATCTCCCATT GAAGAAGATCTGGAGTCCGAGTTGGAGAAAGCCGTACACTTTATGCACTTTGCTGCTGCAGCCTATGGCTGGCCTTTGTACGTTTACTCCAACCTTCTCACCGGGCCCTGCAAACTTAGCGGAGACTG CTGTAGAAGTCGTGCTGACGAGTTTGACATTGTTGGGGCAGACCACCTGGGTTGTAATTTTTCTTCCATCCTGCAAATCACTGGATTGCAAGACAGAGACTTCATTCATGTCAGCTTCCACAATCAG ATATACGAGATCCCCTTCTTTGTGGTGCTGGATCATAAGCGGGAGTCTATTCTTGTGGCTGTCAGAGGAACATTGTCATTGAAG GATGCCCTGACAGACCTTTCTGCCGAATGTGAGAACATGCCCATCGATGGCGTGACTGGAGCCTGCTATGCTCACAAG GGCATCAGCCAGGCTGCATCTTACATTTACAGAAAGCTGGTCAATGATGGAATCCTGAACCAAGCGTTCTCCATTGTGCCA catgagTACAAACTGGTCATTACCGGTCACAGCCTGGGCGCGGGTGCAGCTGCAGTGCTTGCCATCCTATTGCGCCACTCCTTTCCCACTCTTCAGTGCTATGCCTTTTCTCCACCAGGGGGACTCCTGAG taaagCCTTAGCTGATTACTCCAAGGACTTTGTGGTCTCTGTTGTACTGGGAAAAGACCTGGTTCCACG ATTGAGCCTACCCAATATGGAGGATCTGAAACGAAAAATACTCAAGATAGTATCAAATTGCAATAAACCCAAA taCCGCATCCTTTTGCAGGGATGCTGGTACGAACTGTTTGGTGGAGAACCAGATGACTCTCCTTCTGAAATGGTGAGCAGGAGGGAAGAGGAGCTTAATCTGCCTCTGCTTGGTGAAGAATCACTTTTGATCCACCAATCGTCATCCTATCAAAGCCTGGCGTCGGACGACTCACCTCTCCACACTGTGCCACACATGCCTTTCTTCCTACCTGGACGTGTTCTGCATATTCTGGAAGATGGGCCCACACGCAG
- the LOC127594589 gene encoding diacylglycerol lipase-beta-like isoform X2 gives MTRSARSRDFTAVHYSEATFIRFDSKMPGMVVFGRRWGIASDDLVFPGAFELFIRVLWWIGTVLLYSYHKGQFDCNGKGVLHIYLIGLLVVLALVILSLCAIVYVSAQGTITNPGSRRCMPTLVYLRALLYLPELMWACLGAVWVSDDGKGCDPATVGVVVAAVVASWIILLFTALGVIFVFDPMGDSRPSAAPMEPLGVRHLESSGGTQFLSTARSLAVKVWESRLRLLCCCLPQDESNRAAFSSISQLVSGFFSDTDLVPSDIAAGLALIHQEQDKMERSRDPDVTIDHSPSSPIEEDLESELEKAVHFMHFAAAAYGWPLYVYSNLLTGPCKLSGDCCRSRADEFDIVGADHLGCNFSSILQITGLQDRDFIHVSFHNQIYEIPFFVVLDHKRESILVAVRGTLSLKDALTDLSAECENMPIDGVTGACYAHKGISQAASYIYRKLVNDGILNQAFSIVPEYKLVITGHSLGAGAAAVLAILLRHSFPTLQCYAFSPPGGLLSKALADYSKDFVVSVVLGKDLVPRLSLPNMEDLKRKILKIVSNCNKPKYRILLQGCWYELFGGEPDDSPSEMVSRREEELNLPLLGEESLLIHQSSSYQSLASDDSPLHTVPHMPFFLPGRVLHILEDGPTRRSCFSQVRYRAEWSNEMAFRSILISPSMLVDHMPDAVLRALKSLTSDKPYSLCPSSSNHSQHNVV, from the exons ATGACCCGAAGCGCCCGTTCAAGAGATTTTACAGCAGTCCATTACTCCGAGGCAACATTTATTCGTTTTGATTCCAAAATGCCTGGAATGGTGGTTTTTGGTCGTCGGTGGGGAATCGCCAGTGATGATCTTGTTTTCCCTGGAGCTTTCGAATTATTCATCCGCGTACTTTG GTGGATTGGCACCGTCCTCCTGTACTCTTATCACAAGGGTCAATTTGATTGTAACGGGAAAGGTGTTCTTCACATCTACCTTATTGGACTCTTAGTGGTGCTGGCACTCGTCATTCTGTCACTATGTGCCATTGTATATGTCAGTGCTCAAG GTACCATAACAAATCCTGGATCACGACGCTGCATGCCTACGCTGGTGTACTTGCGAGCTCTTCTTTACCTCCCCGAGCTGATGTGGGCCTGTCTGGGGGCTGTGTGGGTGTCTGATGATGGTAAAGGTTGTGACCCAGCAACCGTGGGGGTTGTCGTCGCAGCAGTGGTTGCCAG TTGGATCATCCTGCTTTTCACGGCTCTGGGTGTAATATTTGTCTTTGACCCAATGGGCGACTCTCGGCCTTCAGCTGCTCCCATGGAGCCCCTGGGAGTGCGACACTTGGAGAGCAGCGGGGGAACTCAGTTCCTTTCCACGGCGCGCTCGCTCGCTGTCAAGGTGTGGGAGAGCAGGCTCCGACTTTTGTGCTGTTGTTTGCCGCAGGACGAAAGCAACCGTGCGGCATTCTCCAGCATCTCACAGCTCGTCAGTGGCTTCTTCTCT gaCACAGATTTGGTTCCCAGTGATATTGCTGCCGGTTTGGCTTTGATACATCAGGAACAGGACAAGATGGAAAGAAGCAGAGATCCAGATGTCACCATTGATCACAGTCCATCATCTCCCATT GAAGAAGATCTGGAGTCCGAGTTGGAGAAAGCCGTACACTTTATGCACTTTGCTGCTGCAGCCTATGGCTGGCCTTTGTACGTTTACTCCAACCTTCTCACCGGGCCCTGCAAACTTAGCGGAGACTG CTGTAGAAGTCGTGCTGACGAGTTTGACATTGTTGGGGCAGACCACCTGGGTTGTAATTTTTCTTCCATCCTGCAAATCACTGGATTGCAAGACAGAGACTTCATTCATGTCAGCTTCCACAATCAG ATATACGAGATCCCCTTCTTTGTGGTGCTGGATCATAAGCGGGAGTCTATTCTTGTGGCTGTCAGAGGAACATTGTCATTGAAG GATGCCCTGACAGACCTTTCTGCCGAATGTGAGAACATGCCCATCGATGGCGTGACTGGAGCCTGCTATGCTCACAAG GGCATCAGCCAGGCTGCATCTTACATTTACAGAAAGCTGGTCAATGATGGAATCCTGAACCAAGCGTTCTCCATTGTGCCA gagTACAAACTGGTCATTACCGGTCACAGCCTGGGCGCGGGTGCAGCTGCAGTGCTTGCCATCCTATTGCGCCACTCCTTTCCCACTCTTCAGTGCTATGCCTTTTCTCCACCAGGGGGACTCCTGAG taaagCCTTAGCTGATTACTCCAAGGACTTTGTGGTCTCTGTTGTACTGGGAAAAGACCTGGTTCCACG ATTGAGCCTACCCAATATGGAGGATCTGAAACGAAAAATACTCAAGATAGTATCAAATTGCAATAAACCCAAA taCCGCATCCTTTTGCAGGGATGCTGGTACGAACTGTTTGGTGGAGAACCAGATGACTCTCCTTCTGAAATGGTGAGCAGGAGGGAAGAGGAGCTTAATCTGCCTCTGCTTGGTGAAGAATCACTTTTGATCCACCAATCGTCATCCTATCAAAGCCTGGCGTCGGACGACTCACCTCTCCACACTGTGCCACACATGCCTTTCTTCCTACCTGGACGTGTTCTGCATATTCTGGAAGATGGGCCCACACGCAG
- the LOC127594589 gene encoding diacylglycerol lipase-beta-like isoform X3: MTRSARSRDFTAVHYSEATFIRFDSKMPGMVVFGRRWGIASDDLVFPGAFELFIRVLWWIGTVLLYSYHKGQFDCNGKGVLHIYLIGLLVVLALVILSLCAIVYVSAQGTITNPGSRRCMPTLVYLRALLYLPELMWACLGAVWVSDDGKGCDPATVGVVVAAVVASWIILLFTALGVIFVFDPMGDSRPSAAPMEPLGVRHLESSGGTQFLSTARSLAVKVWESRLRLLCCCLPQDESNRAAFSSISQLVSGFFSDTDLVPSDIAAGLALIHQEQDKMERSRDPDVTIDHSPSSPIEEDLESELEKAVHFMHFAAAAYGWPLYVYSNLLTGPCKLSGDCCRSRADEFDIVGADHLGCNFSSILQITGLQDRDFIHVSFHNQIYEIPFFVVLDHKRESILVAVRGTLSLKDALTDLSAECENMPIDGVTGACYAHKGISQAASYIYRKLVNDGILNQAFSIVPYKLVITGHSLGAGAAAVLAILLRHSFPTLQCYAFSPPGGLLSKALADYSKDFVVSVVLGKDLVPRLSLPNMEDLKRKILKIVSNCNKPKYRILLQGCWYELFGGEPDDSPSEMVSRREEELNLPLLGEESLLIHQSSSYQSLASDDSPLHTVPHMPFFLPGRVLHILEDGPTRRSCFSQVRYRAEWSNEMAFRSILISPSMLVDHMPDAVLRALKSLTSDKPYSLCPSSSNHSQHNVV; encoded by the exons ATGACCCGAAGCGCCCGTTCAAGAGATTTTACAGCAGTCCATTACTCCGAGGCAACATTTATTCGTTTTGATTCCAAAATGCCTGGAATGGTGGTTTTTGGTCGTCGGTGGGGAATCGCCAGTGATGATCTTGTTTTCCCTGGAGCTTTCGAATTATTCATCCGCGTACTTTG GTGGATTGGCACCGTCCTCCTGTACTCTTATCACAAGGGTCAATTTGATTGTAACGGGAAAGGTGTTCTTCACATCTACCTTATTGGACTCTTAGTGGTGCTGGCACTCGTCATTCTGTCACTATGTGCCATTGTATATGTCAGTGCTCAAG GTACCATAACAAATCCTGGATCACGACGCTGCATGCCTACGCTGGTGTACTTGCGAGCTCTTCTTTACCTCCCCGAGCTGATGTGGGCCTGTCTGGGGGCTGTGTGGGTGTCTGATGATGGTAAAGGTTGTGACCCAGCAACCGTGGGGGTTGTCGTCGCAGCAGTGGTTGCCAG TTGGATCATCCTGCTTTTCACGGCTCTGGGTGTAATATTTGTCTTTGACCCAATGGGCGACTCTCGGCCTTCAGCTGCTCCCATGGAGCCCCTGGGAGTGCGACACTTGGAGAGCAGCGGGGGAACTCAGTTCCTTTCCACGGCGCGCTCGCTCGCTGTCAAGGTGTGGGAGAGCAGGCTCCGACTTTTGTGCTGTTGTTTGCCGCAGGACGAAAGCAACCGTGCGGCATTCTCCAGCATCTCACAGCTCGTCAGTGGCTTCTTCTCT gaCACAGATTTGGTTCCCAGTGATATTGCTGCCGGTTTGGCTTTGATACATCAGGAACAGGACAAGATGGAAAGAAGCAGAGATCCAGATGTCACCATTGATCACAGTCCATCATCTCCCATT GAAGAAGATCTGGAGTCCGAGTTGGAGAAAGCCGTACACTTTATGCACTTTGCTGCTGCAGCCTATGGCTGGCCTTTGTACGTTTACTCCAACCTTCTCACCGGGCCCTGCAAACTTAGCGGAGACTG CTGTAGAAGTCGTGCTGACGAGTTTGACATTGTTGGGGCAGACCACCTGGGTTGTAATTTTTCTTCCATCCTGCAAATCACTGGATTGCAAGACAGAGACTTCATTCATGTCAGCTTCCACAATCAG ATATACGAGATCCCCTTCTTTGTGGTGCTGGATCATAAGCGGGAGTCTATTCTTGTGGCTGTCAGAGGAACATTGTCATTGAAG GATGCCCTGACAGACCTTTCTGCCGAATGTGAGAACATGCCCATCGATGGCGTGACTGGAGCCTGCTATGCTCACAAG GGCATCAGCCAGGCTGCATCTTACATTTACAGAAAGCTGGTCAATGATGGAATCCTGAACCAAGCGTTCTCCATTGTGCCA TACAAACTGGTCATTACCGGTCACAGCCTGGGCGCGGGTGCAGCTGCAGTGCTTGCCATCCTATTGCGCCACTCCTTTCCCACTCTTCAGTGCTATGCCTTTTCTCCACCAGGGGGACTCCTGAG taaagCCTTAGCTGATTACTCCAAGGACTTTGTGGTCTCTGTTGTACTGGGAAAAGACCTGGTTCCACG ATTGAGCCTACCCAATATGGAGGATCTGAAACGAAAAATACTCAAGATAGTATCAAATTGCAATAAACCCAAA taCCGCATCCTTTTGCAGGGATGCTGGTACGAACTGTTTGGTGGAGAACCAGATGACTCTCCTTCTGAAATGGTGAGCAGGAGGGAAGAGGAGCTTAATCTGCCTCTGCTTGGTGAAGAATCACTTTTGATCCACCAATCGTCATCCTATCAAAGCCTGGCGTCGGACGACTCACCTCTCCACACTGTGCCACACATGCCTTTCTTCCTACCTGGACGTGTTCTGCATATTCTGGAAGATGGGCCCACACGCAG